One segment of Alistipes finegoldii DSM 17242 DNA contains the following:
- a CDS encoding class I SAM-dependent rRNA methyltransferase produces the protein MTPQIYLRKGKEESLMRRHPWIFSGAIDYIKAEDESEIAEGALVEVYTRSGEFIAQGHYQIGSIAVRVLSFCRETIDQEWWNRRIAVAHDVRRTLGLTDNPDTNCYRLVHGEGDALPGLVVDIYGTAAVVQCHSVGMYHARMEIAKAIRATYGDKITAIYDKSSQTVPFNARLGAVDGYLWGSSDHESHIVTENGEKFLVNWEKGQKTGFFLDQRENRELVKRYAKGRTVLNTFCYTGGFSVYAMAGGARKVCSVDSSERAVTLATENMVLNFGREADFCEIAADAVEYLKDIGDKYDLIILDPPAFAKHHKVLGNALQGYKRLNARAISQIKPGGILFTFSCSQAVSKELFRTTVFSAAAIAGRNVRILHQMTQPADHPISIYHPEGEYLKGLVLYVE, from the coding sequence ATGACACCTCAAATCTACCTGCGCAAAGGCAAGGAAGAGTCTCTTATGCGCCGCCACCCGTGGATTTTTTCGGGGGCCATCGACTACATCAAGGCCGAAGACGAATCGGAAATCGCCGAAGGCGCTCTGGTCGAAGTATACACCCGTTCGGGCGAATTCATCGCGCAGGGACACTACCAGATCGGTTCGATCGCCGTGCGCGTGCTGTCGTTCTGCCGGGAGACGATCGATCAGGAGTGGTGGAACCGCCGCATCGCCGTGGCGCACGACGTTCGCCGCACGCTGGGACTTACGGACAATCCCGACACGAACTGCTACCGGCTGGTGCACGGCGAGGGCGACGCCCTGCCGGGACTGGTCGTGGACATCTACGGCACGGCGGCCGTGGTCCAGTGCCACTCGGTCGGCATGTACCACGCCCGCATGGAGATCGCCAAGGCGATACGGGCGACTTACGGCGACAAAATCACGGCCATCTACGACAAAAGTTCGCAGACGGTGCCGTTCAACGCCCGGCTGGGCGCCGTGGACGGTTATCTGTGGGGCAGCTCCGACCACGAATCGCACATCGTGACGGAAAACGGCGAGAAATTCCTCGTAAACTGGGAGAAAGGCCAGAAGACGGGCTTTTTCCTCGACCAGCGCGAAAACCGCGAACTGGTGAAACGCTACGCCAAAGGCCGCACGGTGCTCAACACCTTCTGTTACACGGGCGGATTCTCGGTCTACGCCATGGCGGGCGGCGCCCGAAAGGTCTGCTCGGTGGACTCCTCCGAACGCGCCGTGACACTCGCCACCGAAAACATGGTGCTCAACTTCGGCCGGGAGGCCGATTTCTGCGAGATTGCGGCCGACGCCGTGGAGTATCTCAAGGACATCGGCGACAAATACGACCTGATCATCCTCGACCCTCCGGCCTTCGCCAAACACCACAAGGTGCTGGGCAACGCCCTGCAAGGCTACAAGCGGCTCAACGCCCGCGCCATTTCGCAGATCAAACCCGGCGGCATCCTCTTCACGTTCTCCTGCTCGCAGGCCGTATCGAAGGAACTGTTCCGCACGACGGTCTTCTCGGCCGCAGCCATCGCAGGCCGCAACGTACGCATCCTGCACCAGATGACGCAGCCCGCCGACCACCCGATCAGCATTTACCACCCTGAAGGCGAATACCTCAAAGGCCTCGTGCTCTACGTCGAATAA
- a CDS encoding 3'-5' exonuclease: MTTTNNFTDKISNEETAALPAIEFKGEIRIIEHERDIVPACKFLMKQAVVGFDTETRPSFRPGISYRVSLLQLSTPQLCFLFRLNKIPLAKPILQVLETDSILKIGADVAGDLRSLRQIRHFRDGGFVDLQSIAPEWGIEDKSLRKLSAIVLRQRVSKAQRLSNWEAATLTDKQKLYAATDAWVCTAIYDKLLHTPKIKRPKA, encoded by the coding sequence ATGACTACGACAAATAATTTTACCGATAAAATAAGCAACGAGGAGACCGCCGCGCTTCCCGCCATCGAATTCAAGGGCGAAATCCGCATCATCGAGCATGAGCGCGACATCGTGCCGGCCTGCAAGTTTCTGATGAAACAGGCCGTCGTGGGCTTCGACACCGAGACGCGCCCCTCGTTCCGTCCGGGCATAAGCTACCGGGTTTCGCTGCTTCAGCTCTCGACTCCGCAACTCTGCTTTCTGTTCCGGCTGAACAAGATTCCGCTGGCCAAGCCGATCCTTCAGGTGCTCGAAACCGACTCCATCCTCAAAATCGGCGCCGACGTGGCGGGCGACCTCCGCTCGCTGCGCCAGATCCGCCACTTCCGCGACGGCGGATTCGTGGACCTGCAGTCCATCGCCCCCGAATGGGGCATCGAGGACAAGAGCCTGCGTAAACTCTCGGCCATCGTCCTCCGGCAGCGCGTCTCCAAAGCCCAGCGTCTGAGCAACTGGGAGGCCGCGACGCTCACCGACAAACAGAAACTCTACGCCGCGACCGATGCGTGGGTCTGCACGGCGATCTACGACAAACTGCTGCACACACCCAAAATAAAACGTCCCAAAGCATGA